Proteins encoded by one window of Molothrus ater isolate BHLD 08-10-18 breed brown headed cowbird chromosome 12, BPBGC_Mater_1.1, whole genome shotgun sequence:
- the TAT gene encoding tyrosine aminotransferase isoform X2, with protein MDSYLIQVNGHGDHAPVLDVHLKNTGNTISPGKVKGRKPRWAVRASEMSKKTFNPIRAIVDSMKVEPNPKKAMISLSLGDPTVFGNLPTNDEVTRAVKEVLDSGQYNGYAPSVGYHSCREAVAAYYNCPEAPLKAQDVILTSGCSQAIELALAVLANPGQNILVPRPGFSLYKTLALSLGIEVKLYNLLPEKAWEIDLEHLESLVDEKTACLIVNNPSNPCGSVFSKSHLQEILAVASRQCVPILADEIYGDMVFADCKYEPIATLSTNVPVLSCGGLAKRWLVPGWRMGWILIHDRRDIFGNEIRDGLLRLSQRILGPCTIVQGALERILHRTPPEFYHNTLSILKSNADLCYAALSAIPGLQPVRPAGAMYLMVEIEMEHFPEFENDVEFTERLISEQSVFCLPATCFEYPNFFRVVTTVPEEMILEACSRIQEFCEMHYQGAEGAQDLECDK; from the exons ATGGACTCGTACCTGATCCAAGTGAATGGCCACGGAGATCATGCCCCTGTGTTAGATGTTCATCTCAAGAACACTGGGAACACCATATCACCAGGGAAGGTGAAGGGTCGGAAGCCAAGATGGGCTGTCAGGGCTTCTGAAATGTCAAAGAAGACTTTCAATCCCATCCGAGCCATTGTAGACAGCATGAAGGTGGAACCCAACCCAAAGAAAGCCATGATCTCCTTATCCTTAG GAGACCCGACGGTCTTTGGAAACCTTCCCACAAATGATGAGGTCACACGGGCTGTGAAGGAGGTTTTGGACTCAGGACAGTACAATGGTTATGCTCCATCTGTTG GCTACCATTCCTGCcgggaagctgtggctgcataCTACAACTGCCCGGAGGCACCACTGAAGGCCCAG GATGTCATCTTAACAagtggctgcagccaggccataGAGCttgccttggcagtgctggccaaCCCAGGCCAGAACATTCTGGTGCCACGGCCTGGCTTCTCCCTCTACAAGACTCTGGCATTGTCTTTGGGGATAGAGGTCAAACTCTATAATCTCTTG CCAGAGAAGGCCTGGGAAATTGATTTGGAGCACTTGGAGTCTTTGGTGGATGAGAAAACAGCTTGCCTCATTGTGAACAACCCATCAAACCCCTGTGGCTCTGTGTTCAGCAAGAGCCACCTCCAGGAGATCCTGGCAG TGGCATCAAGACAGTGTGTGCCCATCCTGGCTGATGAGATCTACGGAGACATG GTATTCGCTGACTGCAAGTATGAACCCATTGCAACTCTCAGCACCAATGTGCCAGTCTTGTCCTGCGGTGGCTTGGCAAAGCGATGGCTAGTCCCTGGCTGGCGGATGGGCTGGATCCTAATTCATGACAGGAGAGACATCTTTGGTAATGAG ATCAGGGACGGCCTTCTAAGACTGAGTCAGAGGATCCTAGGACCCTGTACAATTGTCCAAGGAGCACTGGAGCGTATCTTGCACCGAACACCACCTGAGTTCTATCACAACACCCTAAGCATCCTCAAG TCTAATGCTGACCTTTGTTATGCTGCCTTATCAGCTATCCCTGGCCTTCAGCCTGTCAGGCCTGCTGGAGCCATGTACCTTATG gtTGAGATAGAGATGGAGCATTTTCCGGAGTTTGAGAATGATGTGGAGTTCACTGAGCGACTCATCTCGGAGCAGTCTGTGTTCTGCTTGCCAGCCACG TGCTTTGAGTACCCAAACTTCTTCCGCGTAGTGACCACCGTGCCTGAGGAGATGATCTTGGAGGCCTGCAGTCGCATTCAGGAGTTCTGTGAGATGCACTACCAGGGTGCTGAGGGGGCCCAGGATCTGGAGTGTGACAAGTAG